The genomic DNA CGCGGTTGTTATGCGGTACTCCCCGGGTACTGGTGCTGGCCAAGACGAATTTAGTTAACCCTTTGCGCTTTCTTCACGGCCCCCTAAACTGCTGATTTATGACTAGGGTCAGGTAACTAGATGTATTTCATGCAGTTAGTTCAACGCCCCTGGCTGTGTTAGAGGGAACTAACTGCATGTTTTACATTTAGCACATGTATTTTCTTATAAAATTGCTTAGCTAGATGTATAAAATACACTTAGTTTTTAAGTTACATGAGCTTCTAGAAGGCGTATAGCCTCGTCAAAAAGCAAAAACCCTCCACATACCTGGAGGGCTCTGCATTATCTTCACCTTCAAACTTCACTCATGTTATTTCCATTCAGTCCTGCTCAAAACCTGCGCTACCTACTCAGTCTATTTGATGCCTTCTTGCACTTCTTTGGCCATTTCCGGTACGGAGATCAACCCGCCGCCGGACAGGTACCAGTAGCTGGCATCAAGATAGATGATTTTGCCGTTCTTGTAGGCATTTGTTTTCTTCACCAGATCGTTCTCCACCAGCTTGGATGCCGGCTCTGCCTCCTGGCCTCCTTCGCTAACTACAGCGTCGCGATCAATGACGAACAGATAGTCCGGATTCTTCTCCGCTACAAACTCGAAAGAGATGCTTTGTCCATGCGTAGATACTTCAATCGTATCGTCTGCAGGCGCGATGCCGAACTCATCGTGAATAATGCCGAAGCGGGAGCCCGGGCCATACGCGCTCACTTTGCCACCCGTCGTCAAAATAACAAGTCCCTTGCCTTCACTTGCAGCCGCTTGCTCGTTGATGGCCTTAACGGAATCCTCGATGGCTCCCCATTCCTGACCCACTTCAGCTTCTTTGCCGAATATTTGTCCCAGGATATCCAGGTTCTCCTTCATGGATTCCAAATACTTTGAATTGTCTACGCCCAAATAAATCGTTGGAGCAATTTGACTCAATTCATCGTAGGCTTCCCCCGTACGCCCGGAAATAAAGATCACTCCCGGCTTCATCGCATTCAGCTTCTCGAAATCCGGCTCTTTCAGCGTGCCGACATTGGTATATTTGGAGTCTTCATATTTCTTCAGGTGAGGCGGCAGATTGGATTGCGGCACTCCTGTCACTTCTACACCCAGCTTGTCGAGTGATTCCAGCGTACCGTAGTCGAACACAGCGATACTGCCCGGATTCTTCTTCAGCGTTGTCGTTCCAAGCTGATGTGTAATCGACAGCTCTTCATTATCGGCGGGAGCTTCCGCCGCAGGAGCCGATGTTTCAGGCGCATTGCCGGCATTCCCCGCAGTATTTCCTTTATTCGCGCCACAAGCTGCCAGTACGAATACTAAAAACAAAGACATAACCAGTAAGGATAATTTCTTGTTCACTACAATTCACCTCATTATTATTTTCGCGATGGCTGCCCATCTGTTATGTGAAATAGACGCAAATCTTATTGCCCCCGATCGTTTCGATCGGAATGTCCATGTCATATACTTCCCTAAGCACATCTTGATCCATGATTTCGTCGGTCGTCCCCTCTTTGACGATTCTTCCGTCCTTCAGAGCCACGATATAATCCGAATAACAGGACGCAAAGTTGATATCATGGATCACAAGCACAACCGTCTTGCCCAGTTCATCCACGAGCCGGCGCAGCACCTTCATGATCTGCACGGAATGCTTCATGTCCAAATTATTGAGCGGTTCGTCCAGCAGAACGTATTCGGTATTCTGGGCGATAACCATGGCGATGAACGCCCGCTGCTTCTGACCGCCGCTGAGCTCATCCAGGTATTTGTCTCTCATCGGTTCAAGATCCATGTAGGCTATAGCCTCATCGACGTATTTCACGTCCTCCTTCGTCAGCTTCCCTTGCGAATAAGGGAACCGTCCGAAGCTGACCAAATCCTTGACCGTAAGCCGAATGTTGATATGGTTCGATTGCTTCAAAATCGAAATTTTCTTCGCCAGCTCATTGCTTTTCCAGCTGCCGATTTCCTGGCCGTCGATGACGACCTCACCCTCATCCTTCGTAATTAACCGGCTGATCATCGACATCAGCGTGCTCTTGCCGGCTCCGTTCGGGCCGATAAACGAAGTGATTTTCCCTGGGGCGATGTCGACGGATACGTTGTCGACCACCTTTTTGCCGCCGTATTTCTTTGATACTCCCCTGACCTTTACCACGATTTGTTCTCCTTCAGCAGTAGATAGATAAAGTACACCCCACCAATAAAGTTAATGATGACGCTTAGTGAGGTGGAGAAAGTAAACACTCTTTCCACAACCAGCTGCCCACCGACAAGGGCGATAATGCTAATTAAGGATGCCCCGGCAATCAACTGCCTGTGACGGTAAGTGTTCAGAAATTGATACGCCACGTTGGCCACGAGCAGCCCAAGGAAGGTAATCGGTCCAACCAGCGCCGTCGAAATGGAGATGAGAATCGCCACAACAATCAGCATCCGCTTCACAACATCATCGTAGCTGATTCCCAAGTTGACGGCGTGATCCCGGCCCAAGGCCAGAACGTCCAGATATTTATTGAATCTGGCAAAATAAATCCCGGTCAGGAACACTCCAGCCAAAGCGATCAGTAAAATGTCCGAATTGATGTTGTTGAAGCTGGCGAACATTTTATCCTTAACGATCAAAAATTCGTTAGGATCAATCAGCTTCTGCATAAAAGACGACAAGCTGGAGAAAAACGTGCCAAAGATCAAACCGATCAGCAGCAAATAATAAATGTTCCGGCCTTCCCTTCGGAAGAGCATCTGGTACAAGAGCAGCGCGAACAGCACCATGAATCCTACCGCCAGAACGAACTGCATGTTCTTGCTCATCAGCGTCAGCGCCGTAGAGCCGAATACAAACACGATAATGGTCTGCAGGAGCATATACAATGAATCCAGGCCGATAATGCTCGGCGTAAGGATGCGGTTGTTCGTAATCGTCTGGAACACAACGGTGGAAAACGCTATGGCCGTTCCTGTGAGGAGGATGGCGATCAGCTTCTTGCCTCGTTTAGGGAGGATATAGTCCCAATGGCCTCCTGCATCAATCGTCATGAACAACACGGCAAGCACGATTGCGAGAATGGCCAAGGCTGCTATTTTTGTTCTAATGCTCATATGTCTTTCTCCTCATTAGCAAGTACAGGAAAACGCCGCTGCCGATAACACCCACGGTCAGGCCGATGGGCACCTCATACGGGTAAATGATGACCCTTCCCAGAATGTCGCACGCCAGAACGAATACAGCTCCTAGCAGCGCCGTACCCGACAGGTTCTTCTTCAGGTTGTCCCCTTGGAAGATCGTCACCAGATTCGGCACGATGAGGCCGATGAAAGGAATCGAACCTACCGTCAGCACAACAACCGAGGTGACCAGCGCCACGATAAAGAGCCCTATATTGACGACCTGCTTATAATTCAGGCCAAGATTGACGGAGAACTCTTCGCCCATGCCCGCAACCGTAAATTTATTCGCATAAAAATAAGCCGCGGCTACAAGAGGGACGCTTATGTAAAGAAGCTCGTACCGTCCCTGCATGACCATGGAGAAATCACCAAACAGCCATGCATTCATGCTCTGAATCAGATCATACTTGTATGCGAAAAATGTCGTCGCCGAGCTGACAATTCCGCCGAACATCAACCCGACCAGCGGAATGAAGATCGAATCCTTGTATTTCACTTTGTCGAGTATTTTCATGAAAATGAGGGTACCAAGCATCGCAAACACGAAGGCAACAGCGATTTTGCCAAGCGGTCCCGCAGAAGAGAACAGAAGCATCGATACCATGATGCCGAACCCTGCGGAATCCATTGTTCCCGCCGTCGTAGGCGAGACGAACTTGTTGCGCGTCAGCTGCTGCATAATTAAACCGACGATGCTCATGCTTACCCCGGCGATAATAATGCTGATCAGTCTAGGAAACCGGCTAATTCGCATGATTTCCCACTGTTCCGGATCTAGGCGAAGCAAGTCCATCAATGAAGTCGTCTTGGCTCCGATCAAGAGCGAAACGACGGATAATACGATTAGCGCTGTTATCAGATATGTCTTCTTCATTTCAAGTCCTTAGTCTCGTCCCCCTGATCAGAGGAACTTAATGTCATTGCCGGCAAGACCATTGTTAATAATGATATTCATTATCAATTAGTTTAAATTATACATAGGCGCTTCCAGCCTTGTCAACCATTTAAATTTTGAAACTTCAGGCAGGACAAGGTCTGAAGCGGATTCTTAACGTTGCTGCAGGCTGATCTGCCGCCGCTTTCCAGTTTTTCTTCGCCTGCCTTAACTCACAATATTGCATAAAAATACATGTCATTCTCAATTGCATTCTCAGGTACAATAGCAGAAAAAAACTTGCAGGCTGCGTCCTCTGCCTCTAGGGACGAACCTGCAAGCTGCCTTACGATTAAAGGCGGGCTCTAGGCTCTAGATGATAGGCCCTGCCCCTCCTATTTCAAACTGATCCGGCGATGCTCGCGCGCCGATGCCAGCGCCGCTTCCAGGACGCGCATGCCTTGAACAGCATCCTCAGGCGTGAAGCGCTGCGGCTGTATTCCGAATACGGCCTTGGCCAGATCATCGACCTCCATAGCGTAAGGATCAGTCTTGTCTTCACGACCTTCCAGCCGGCTCTGGCCGCGGATCGTTACTGTATAGGAAGCATCCTCCTCATCTCCGACCGTAAAAGCATGCGGGATGTCAATGCGCCCTTCGCTGCCCACAATTTCCAGCAGCTGGCGATGCTCCGTCCACATACCGCAATCAAAGGTCAGCGCCAGGCCATCGGCAAATTCCAATATGCCCACAGCCATCATATCCACACCATGCCGAATTGCTCGCCTACCGACTGGCTTTTCTCCAAATTCCGGCTCGCGACCGCAGCCAAAACGCCTTACTCTGACTTTTGAATCGCCGGCATAACATCTTTAATCGCTATACCTGCACATTCGAGTATTCCAAATCGAAGCTTCTTATCCATCATCCTCTTCCCCTTTCTTGTAAGCGCTTAACTGTCTCCATTGTACAATCCCCTATACACGAGTACAACGAGCAGCCAGGCAAATGCCTTCCTCCATCATGGGAATCCCCCTAATTGGACATAGTAATGAGGGCAGCATGACCTTGCAGCAAAGGAGGCTAAAGCCAGGATGGACAGTACGCATGAATTCGTGGAAAAACTGCATGACAAGCAGGAGAAGGATCGCCGCAACAAAGAGAACCATGGCAAAGGCAATCCTGCGGGCCAACTGCCTACCAAGCAGCACGGCACGCAAAAATAAACCGCCAACAGGCTTAAGGGGCCTCTCCTCGGTATTTAAGGAAGGGCCCCTTAAGGTCTGTTATGGTCTAGCCTATTTCAGCCTGACGGGCTACTGCCGCTTCTCGCTGGCAATATATTCATTCGGAACATCGCCGCCGTGCGTGTTGTGGTTCTTGAACTGGCTCAGGCGACCGTTCCCGCCCTCTCCGCCGTTGCCCATGGTCCGGTTCTGCCCATTGCTGCTGCCATTCCCTTTGGGCTTTTGAATTTCCAAATTGGGATCCGTCATCATCAAACGCCTCCTATGCGAAATGTCTAACCGACTGAAGACTGCTATTGGAAACTAAAATCAGCTGTCTCCCGGTAGGGTTCGTCATTGAGGAACGTTTTATGCGTCGGGGCCGGGACTATTCCTTGATCGTCACTTTCACCGGCGAGTATTCGCCAATCACGGTCTGCCCATGCACGGACACGCTGCCTTCCGGCGTTAAGTCCTTCTCCGTCATGATGCCGAGCGCAATCGTAAATTTGTTGAACTTGACCGGAACATTCTTTTCCCGCCGGATCTCATTGCCGTTCACGTAAAAAGTGACCTCGTCCTCGGCCCGGTTATACGTGATTTTATAGTTATTAAACTCCCGTGCCTTGAAGTCGGTATCCTCCTTGAACACACAGAAGAACCGCGTCTTATCGCTCGGCGGCACCTCTACGCCGGGGAAAGGAAGCACCGCGTACACGCTGGCGTACTTATCGTTGCCGGCAAAGAAATCCAGTGCCGCCCCTGTCGTGAAATCCAGGAGGTTCAAGGACACGTAGCCGTCATAGAGGTCGCCCGGTACCGTGTTCTGTGTACGAGCCCGAATATCCAGCTCGAAGCTGATTTCCCCGTTCTCCGGCACTGCAAACTCCTCGACGGAATAATACATGTGCTTGGCATTGTCCAATATTTGCACATGGTCATGCTTCCGGCTGAGCGGGGCGCGGACATATAGTATGCCATTGCGCACAATGACGACCGCGTCCGGCTCGCGGTATTCCCAGAACGTGCCGTCCGGCAGGGGGAACCCGCCGATTTTCCACACCTGTCCTTCATTCAGTATCGTATGAAAGTCGCCAATCACCCGTTGCTTGTCCACTTGTATCGTCTCGCTTTCTTGATGTTCTGATTATTGCAAAATCCCTTGCAGCAAAAGCGCCGCCATCATCACGATGCCGCACCGCACGGAAGCCTGCAAAGAAGCCCCCATCAGCGGCAAATAGGCTGCCGGAGCGTTGTGCTCCTTCAACCTTCCATAGACCCGGTAGAGCGGAATTGCTGTCAATATCCCAACCAGCGCATATATCGGCAGTATGCCCATTGCGATGCAAAGCAATAAACAAACAAAAGCCAGTATGAGCAGCAGTTTGGAAAAACGCAGCGCCCGCTTCTCGCCCCACACGACGACCAGCGTATTTTTGCCTGCCTGCTTGTCCGCCTGCCAGTGCAGGAAATGATGATTGAACAATAGCAGCGTAGTCAACAGCCCGATCGGCAGTGACAATAGCGCAGAACGCAGACTCAAATCTCCGGTCTGCACATAATAAGAGCCCATAATGGGCAGGACGCCGAAGGACAGCAGGATTGCCACTTCACTTAATCCTTTGCCGCGGTATCCGAACTGAATCGGAGGCGCCACATAATAATAAGCGATCAGCCCGCCAAGGCCGCCGAATACAAGTACCGGCCAGCCGCTGTAGAGACTGAGCACGATGCCGCACAGCACCCCGAGTCCCAGCAAAGACCAGGTCAGCCGTGCAAAGGTCTTCTCGGACATCATGCCTCCAGCCAGGAATCCGGAATTGGTGGAAATCACCTCCGGTGTATTTTTCGCCGCCGTATCCGCACCGCTCCGGAAATCCCACAGATCATTAATCATGTTCGAGAACAGATGCGCCGCTCCCGCGCCGACCAGTGTGATGATGAAGAGTACCGGATGAAATTCCCCTTTCCATACATAAGCGCCCAGCGCTCCAAGAAAAACCGGAATCAGCATGACGGGAATGACCTGAAACCGGGATGCCTTTCTGAACAATGTCCATTTATTCATCCTCCGCCTCACGCTCCTCCAGATAAAATGATCAACCAAACTGTACATATTGATTATACATGAACTGTTTTGCTAGACCAAAGTCCAGTTTTTTTCTTCCCCAGAGACCGAAGATGGTGTTCAATTAATGTAGTATGCTTATCGTAAATTCAATACATATGCAAAGGAGATTCAATATGAATCGAATGTCTTGGCTTGGACCGTTAATGATTTTAGCGGGCGTTTACTTGTTTTTCTTCCAAAAAGAAGCGATATCAATGGGCAGCCTGTTCGGCAATTTCTGGCCTACCCTGTTCGTCATTCCGCTAGGCCTTTTCTTCCACTGGATGTACTTCTCCCTTACCGAACGCCGCGGTGCAGGCCTGCTCATTCCCGGGGGCATTCTGTTTACGGTCGGTATCGTCTGCCAGCTCTCTACTCTGTTCGACAGCTGGGGATATCTGTGGCCCGGGTTCATTCTCGCTCCGGCGGTCGGCCTGTTTGAATTCTACTGGTTCGGAAACCGGAACAAATGGCTGTTGATCCCCATCAACATCCTTGGGGTGATGTCTTTGCTCTTCTTCGCGGTCATTGCGTTCGGCACACTGTACAACCGTGTAGTATTCGGACAGCCCGTGCTTGCGGTTGCCTTGATCGCCATCGGCGCAGGAATCATGTTTGCCCCAAAAAGAAACAAATTTTAAAATGGTTTGACAACAGGTTAGTCTCCTCTATATAATCATTTCAAATATATCCAACGTTGGATATTCGATTCCATCTCTAGATCGCAAAGGATGATAATAAGGTGACTAACCTGATCTTGCTGGCCCTGCTGCGGGAACGGCCTATGCACGGCTACGAGCTCCAGCAGCTCATCCAGACGAGCCGTATGGATACCTGGACGAATCTGCTGTCAGGCTCGATTTACTACGCCCTCAACAAAATGGAACAGGACGGTCTCCTGCGTACGGAAGCGGAGGAACGGACGGGCGCGCGCTTGCGCAAAATATATGCGATTACCGAAGCCGGAGAAGAAATGTTCCAACAGATGCTGCGCCAATCGCTGACCATAACCCCACACTCCGTCAAATCCGATTTCTCCCTTGGCTTGTTATGGATCGAGCATCTGCCGCCGGAGGAGGCCCTGGGCCTGCTGCAGCAAAACTTGCGCCAGCTGGAAGAGACACTCGACCTGTGGCGCGTCGGCAGAGAGATTAAAGGGCAATACGGCCTTTCGCCTTTTGCCGAGGCCTCCTTTGACAACGCCATGGCGCTGCTGGAACTGGATATCCAATACGTGGAGCGCATTATCCGGCTTGTAGAACAAAGAAAGGCAGCAGATGCCTAGCCGCCTGCAGCTGCATCGGCAAGAAGCCTGCTCACGGCACAGTAAGTGCCATGTTTTGCAGGCGATTTTTTCACCATATTATCCAACGTTGGATATATAACGTTGAGCAAAGGAAGTGGATATGTCGATGAACTACTTGATTCAAGCAGATGGACTGACCAAAGTGTATAAGAAAAGACACGTTATCCAAAACATCAGCCTGACCATTTATCCCGGCGAAGTCATCGGGATCATCGGGCCAAACGGAGCGGGCAAGTCGACGATGCTCGATTTGCTGCTCGGGCTGCGCCGCCCAGACCAAGGCACGGTGACATACGGGCATCCTGAGCTGTATCGCCGGATCGGCGTCCAGCTGCAGTCGACTCCGTTCTTCCCCGGCTACAGCGCCCTTGAAAATATGCGCCTGTTCGCCGCCTTCTACGGAGTCAGGCTGAAAACGGACGCCATCATGGGCCTTCTCGCTCAATGCGGCCTTGAGGAAGCTGCCAGAACCGATGCCCTCCGCCTGTCCGGCGGACAGCAGAAAAGGCTTGCTATTGCCATGACCCTTGTCCATGATCCCAGCCTCGTGTTTCTCGATGAGCCGACCGCTGCCCTCGATCCGCGGGCACGCCGAGAAATCAGGGAGCTTATTGCGCTGCTTGCCAAGAGCGGAACATCCGTCGTATTCACCTCGCATGACATGGAGGAAGTATACAAGCTGGCTACGCGAATTGTGATGATCGACGGTGGTATTCTGCGGGCAGATGGCCGCCCGGAGGATTTATTGAATGAATATGGAGCTTCTGGTTTGGAGGAGCTATACGTCCAACTAACAGAACCCATCCGCAAGGAGGAAGGGGCATGATAACCGTATTTACAACAATGCTGCGGGGAATGCTGCGCGACATGCACACTTTATTCTGGACGATCGCCTTTCCGGTTTTACTGCTGCTCGGCCTGGGCCTGTACTTTCAGCAGCCGGCCTATTCGGTCAAATTGCTCGGCGGCATACTGGCGATGAATGTACTGTTCGGCGCGACGATGGTGACTGCCTTCAACGTTATGTCGCATCGTAATCGCGGCGCATATAAACTGCTGCGCGCTACCCCTTTCTCAACCTCGGCCTTTGTTGCCGCCATGACCGCTGCGAGAACCGCGCTATCCCTGATCGTCAGCGCTGTGATTATCGCTGCTGCAGGGCTGGTTCTCGATGTTAGCCTGAGCCCCTTGAGCCCGCTGCTTATGCTTGTCGTTCTGCTTGCCGGGACCGTCTGTTTCACGGCGATCGGCTTCATCGCAGCCAATCTGTCCAGGGATGAGAGCAACGTCAACATGATCTCGAATCTGATCAGCTTCCCGATGCTCTTCACCAGCGAAGCCTTTTACAGCCTGCAGCAGGCTCCGGCATGGATTCAGATCTTCGGTTCGCTTCAGCCTTTTCACTATTTCGTCCAAGCGATGAATCTAGCCCTTGATCCAATAGGTTCACTGCCGGAATTCGGCATCTCTATGCTGATCCTGGCCGTCTTCACTGTCATCTGCCTCGGAGCTGCCGTTCTGACCTTCCGCTGGGATAACGAAGCGCCGGCACGCCGGAACTCGGCAGCAACAATGTCAGGCGGCAGCCCATCCTAGCTAGGTATTTAAACAGCATGCTGGTCCCATCGCCGCCCGCGGTACTAACGCCTCTCCACTACAACATCA from Paenibacillus woosongensis includes the following:
- a CDS encoding DUF6081 family protein, with the protein product MDKQRVIGDFHTILNEGQVWKIGGFPLPDGTFWEYREPDAVVIVRNGILYVRAPLSRKHDHVQILDNAKHMYYSVEEFAVPENGEISFELDIRARTQNTVPGDLYDGYVSLNLLDFTTGAALDFFAGNDKYASVYAVLPFPGVEVPPSDKTRFFCVFKEDTDFKAREFNNYKITYNRAEDEVTFYVNGNEIRREKNVPVKFNKFTIALGIMTEKDLTPEGSVSVHGQTVIGEYSPVKVTIKE
- a CDS encoding iron chelate uptake ABC transporter family permease subunit, with the protein product MSIRTKIAALAILAIVLAVLFMTIDAGGHWDYILPKRGKKLIAILLTGTAIAFSTVVFQTITNNRILTPSIIGLDSLYMLLQTIIVFVFGSTALTLMSKNMQFVLAVGFMVLFALLLYQMLFRREGRNIYYLLLIGLIFGTFFSSLSSFMQKLIDPNEFLIVKDKMFASFNNINSDILLIALAGVFLTGIYFARFNKYLDVLALGRDHAVNLGISYDDVVKRMLIVVAILISISTALVGPITFLGLLVANVAYQFLNTYRHRQLIAGASLISIIALVGGQLVVERVFTFSTSLSVIINFIGGVYFIYLLLKENKSW
- a CDS encoding PadR family transcriptional regulator, with amino-acid sequence MTNLILLALLRERPMHGYELQQLIQTSRMDTWTNLLSGSIYYALNKMEQDGLLRTEAEERTGARLRKIYAITEAGEEMFQQMLRQSLTITPHSVKSDFSLGLLWIEHLPPEEALGLLQQNLRQLEETLDLWRVGREIKGQYGLSPFAEASFDNAMALLELDIQYVERIIRLVEQRKAADA
- a CDS encoding Gfo/Idh/MocA family oxidoreductase: MAVGILEFADGLALTFDCGMWTEHRQLLEIVGSEGRIDIPHAFTVGDEEDASYTVTIRGQSRLEGREDKTDPYAMEVDDLAKAVFGIQPQRFTPEDAVQGMRVLEAALASAREHRRISLK
- a CDS encoding prenyltransferase — encoded protein: MNKWTLFRKASRFQVIPVMLIPVFLGALGAYVWKGEFHPVLFIITLVGAGAAHLFSNMINDLWDFRSGADTAAKNTPEVISTNSGFLAGGMMSEKTFARLTWSLLGLGVLCGIVLSLYSGWPVLVFGGLGGLIAYYYVAPPIQFGYRGKGLSEVAILLSFGVLPIMGSYYVQTGDLSLRSALLSLPIGLLTTLLLFNHHFLHWQADKQAGKNTLVVVWGEKRALRFSKLLLILAFVCLLLCIAMGILPIYALVGILTAIPLYRVYGRLKEHNAPAAYLPLMGASLQASVRCGIVMMAALLLQGILQ
- a CDS encoding ABC transporter permease, with product MITVFTTMLRGMLRDMHTLFWTIAFPVLLLLGLGLYFQQPAYSVKLLGGILAMNVLFGATMVTAFNVMSHRNRGAYKLLRATPFSTSAFVAAMTAARTALSLIVSAVIIAAAGLVLDVSLSPLSPLLMLVVLLAGTVCFTAIGFIAANLSRDESNVNMISNLISFPMLFTSEAFYSLQQAPAWIQIFGSLQPFHYFVQAMNLALDPIGSLPEFGISMLILAVFTVICLGAAVLTFRWDNEAPARRNSAATMSGGSPS
- a CDS encoding ABC transporter ATP-binding protein, with translation MNYLIQADGLTKVYKKRHVIQNISLTIYPGEVIGIIGPNGAGKSTMLDLLLGLRRPDQGTVTYGHPELYRRIGVQLQSTPFFPGYSALENMRLFAAFYGVRLKTDAIMGLLAQCGLEEAARTDALRLSGGQQKRLAIAMTLVHDPSLVFLDEPTAALDPRARREIRELIALLAKSGTSVVFTSHDMEEVYKLATRIVMIDGGILRADGRPEDLLNEYGASGLEELYVQLTEPIRKEEGA
- a CDS encoding iron ABC transporter ATP-binding protein; this encodes MVKVRGVSKKYGGKKVVDNVSVDIAPGKITSFIGPNGAGKSTLMSMISRLITKDEGEVVIDGQEIGSWKSNELAKKISILKQSNHINIRLTVKDLVSFGRFPYSQGKLTKEDVKYVDEAIAYMDLEPMRDKYLDELSGGQKQRAFIAMVIAQNTEYVLLDEPLNNLDMKHSVQIMKVLRRLVDELGKTVVLVIHDINFASCYSDYIVALKDGRIVKEGTTDEIMDQDVLREVYDMDIPIETIGGNKICVYFT
- a CDS encoding DUF4023 domain-containing protein: MDSTHEFVEKLHDKQEKDRRNKENHGKGNPAGQLPTKQHGTQK
- a CDS encoding ABC transporter permease, with translation MKKTYLITALIVLSVVSLLIGAKTTSLMDLLRLDPEQWEIMRISRFPRLISIIIAGVSMSIVGLIMQQLTRNKFVSPTTAGTMDSAGFGIMVSMLLFSSAGPLGKIAVAFVFAMLGTLIFMKILDKVKYKDSIFIPLVGLMFGGIVSSATTFFAYKYDLIQSMNAWLFGDFSMVMQGRYELLYISVPLVAAAYFYANKFTVAGMGEEFSVNLGLNYKQVVNIGLFIVALVTSVVVLTVGSIPFIGLIVPNLVTIFQGDNLKKNLSGTALLGAVFVLACDILGRVIIYPYEVPIGLTVGVIGSGVFLYLLMRRKTYEH
- a CDS encoding siderophore ABC transporter substrate-binding protein, which gives rise to MNKKLSLLVMSLFLVFVLAACGANKGNTAGNAGNAPETSAPAAEAPADNEELSITHQLGTTTLKKNPGSIAVFDYGTLESLDKLGVEVTGVPQSNLPPHLKKYEDSKYTNVGTLKEPDFEKLNAMKPGVIFISGRTGEAYDELSQIAPTIYLGVDNSKYLESMKENLDILGQIFGKEAEVGQEWGAIEDSVKAINEQAAASEGKGLVILTTGGKVSAYGPGSRFGIIHDEFGIAPADDTIEVSTHGQSISFEFVAEKNPDYLFVIDRDAVVSEGGQEAEPASKLVENDLVKKTNAYKNGKIIYLDASYWYLSGGGLISVPEMAKEVQEGIK